The genomic interval tcattcatattaggCCTCTCTTTACCCTCTAAATTCACACAATGCATAGCAATATAAGCCATAATCTCAATAGCTTCAATTTCATTCACTTCTGGTAATCCAACTCTATGATCCAACACATTCCACACCTCTCCACAAGCTATCTTTGGTCCTGCATATTCCACAACACCAATAGGACTTGATTCACCTTCATTTTTAAACACTGCTTTTTTACCTGTCAAAAGTTCCAATAACACAACACCTAAACCATAAACATCACTTTTTGTTGTTAACACATTCATAACATAGTACTCAGGATCTATATATCCAACAGTTCCAACAGCTTTACAACTATTCATCAATTCTTGTTGATCATTTTCCGGCCAAATTAATGACAACCCGAAATCCGAAACTCTACCATTCCAATTCGAATCGATAAGTATATTTGAAGATTTTATATCTCGATGTATTATCGGCGGCACTGCATAGTTATGAATGTACTCAACTCCCCTTGCAGCATCTAATGCAACTTTGATTCTCATTTTCCATGTATTCATAATGCTACTATTTTTCTCAACATTTTTCTTATCATGCAAATGATCATAAAGTGAACCATTACTCATGTACTCATAAACCAAAAGCCTCTCATCATTCTCTTCACAAAAACCAAATAGTCTCACCAAATGCTTGTGATGAAGCCTTGACAACAATGTCAACTCAGAATCAAAAGCGCTTTCTTTCTCTTGAAACTTCTTCTTCTTAGTGCTTGTGTCGCCTCGTTTAATCGCAACTTCGCGGCCGTCGACTAGTTTCCCTTTGTAAACACATCCAAAGCTTCCAGCACCTATCTTATTAACCATTGAGAAATTTTCACTAGCTGAAGCTAGCTCCCAAAATGAGAAATTTTCAGTTCTGTCTAACTGTTTTGAAGATGAACCACTCCTTAATCTACTTGAACTAAGCCTTTTACTTGAAAATGATcttaatgttgttgttgttgttccattcataaaattaatattattattaaccaTAGGAGCTATATCAACATAACCATCATCTGATTCACTACTTGTAGGTTGAACAGAATTATCAATTTCTGCCTTTAACAAAAATCTTCTAACtccaatcaaaacaaaataaagaattgTACATAAACCAGCAAAAGCACCAACTGatccaacaataaaaaaaaccatCAATTTCCAATCTTTCAACTCTTTTCCTTCTGAAGGAGACTCTTTCTTAGGTGATGATGATATTGGTGGTAGCAATGGAATAGGTAATGGAAACTGAAACTCAGGTTCACATTGATAACAAATAGTTCCAAAACCATAACAAAGAAAATCAGAATTTGGATACACACCACAAGAGTTACAAGAATCTTTAACACATGGACTTGGAAGAATCATTCCCAATGGAACATAAACATTACTATGCAAATGAGGCTTAGCATACCCACAAATGAGAGACAAATTATTAGTACTCAAACCACAAACAAAATCCAAACCAGCAACAATTGACTCAAAGGAAACACCTTGCATAGCATCATTACCAAAAAAACTACCCCAACATAAAACAAATCCATTTTTTGTTCTAATTCCACATGTGAAATCTTTTCCTAAAGCAATGCCTTTAAAAACAGAACCAGAATTGAAAGGAACATTTAACTTACCAGAATCATTGTTTTCACCTTTACAAACCAAAACACCATTAAGTGTTAAACCACAAACATGAGACACACCAGAAACCAATGTTGACATTGAAAAATTCTCAAACTTTTTCTGAATCAAATTTTCAACACCATTTTCACCCCAACAATGAACTCTGTTATTTTCCATCAATATTCCACAACAAAAACCACAACCACAAGTAATGCTTCGAAACCGAAACGATTCATCCGGAGAAGGAAACTCAAGTTTATGAGTTTCACCATAACCTCTCCAACACCTTACCGCACCAGAATGAAACTCTGTAGCACAAACGTGATCATCACCAACAGCTACATCATTCAACTGAATTTTTTCACTGTGATAGACCCTTTTGAATTTGAAAGCCAAAGTTGGTGTCTTTGTGTTCCAACAGTGAAGACTGAGTCCATCGGAACGAAGTCCGCAGAAGAAGTTCCGGCCACCGGAGATGGACTGAAAGGAAACGTTGGGAAGGATCGGTGGAATGAGTTTTCCGGGTTGGTAGCATTGGATGTATTGGTGGGGTTTACCGGCGACTATGCCGCAGATGGTGGTTGTGGCGTAGGTGATGGCGGTGGTGGAGGCGGAGCCAAGGCTGTTGACAGTGGTTATGGTGAAAATGACGGCGAAGGAGAAAAGGAGAGTTGATGGTGTCATTGGGAAGGTGAAGGTGGTGAAggtttgttgtttttcttcatTGGGATTTTTAGAGGGAAATGGTTGAAAAGTTGAATGAGAACAAATAGTGTCGTCAGAAAATTAACATCAACATCAACATGctatttttaaaccaaaaaaaaaacaatgaacaTGTTATAACAAATACtactacaattttttattaaaaaaaatactaattatattttatttagataaaaagaaaatactactatttttaaaacataattgaAGTGACAATTTCGTTATTTTAAAgagaatattttttaagattgaattaattatgttcgtgattttatttatagttgttatgatttgatttatattttttttgcgGAAAAAAATATACTTGATTTTAGACTTTTTTatgagaataaataaaaatacaaatttgataagacataatttaattaataattcgTGATACTATTAAGTTGAATATCatgtttaaatttgaatttgaaatttggtaattgtatttgaatttttttattaattttttttataaataaataaaaacagcaAAACTTAAGATTTTAGAAGATTAACTCTTGTTACGTAAAAAAGGAGAGTCCAGAGAGTTGAGGAGGACAGCATTCTTTCTGATAAATCAAAATAGTTGTAGCaaattaatatatgaaataaggagaaacaatcaaacaaaatcataaaattttaattctttcaTAGCATTATTGGAATTGTGTTGCTGTTACAAATTTGCACTGCTAATTAATTGAATATGGCAGCCTAAATGGAATGAGATTTGTGCATTTATTTCGTTTAATCACCAAGATATATGAGAAATAAGATAAATGAGGACATAATTGTTACTCTATTTgttcttaaatataaacaatattactaaattaatgagaaatatttcattattattaaaaaaagttggcAACAAAgtaattgtgtttattttatataacaatattattaaattgtcaTTTGGATATAAATGTGTTTAATATTGACATTTAATATTCCAAAATCaattagtagtattaattaaggttacgttttgaaaaaaaattgaaaagagttCAATTGCAGTTTTAATTCCTCTATTATTACCAATTCACGGAAATAGTctccatattttaaaagttgacagtTTTGGTTTCTCTTGActtttttaactaaaacatatatatttttaatgacgtgacatGCAATTCTATGAAATAAAATCATCTagtgcattaattattcatatgtaattgactaaattaaaaatatgaaaaatttctaaagttgaaagttaagtttttagtACGTTTTATTCCAACTTCATgatgttaatcattttacagtATCGTATCATATGtaacgttatttaaaatatttcatgttatcattttttagttaaaaaattagaatgagggactaaaactgtcgatttttaaaataaaaggaccaatttcgtaaatcagtaaaaataaatggattaaaattgcaattaagcttTTAA from Cicer arietinum cultivar CDC Frontier isolate Library 1 chromosome 5, Cicar.CDCFrontier_v2.0, whole genome shotgun sequence carries:
- the LOC101497087 gene encoding putative serine/threonine-protein kinase-like protein CCR3, translated to MTPSTLLFSFAVIFTITTVNSLGSASTTAITYATTTICGIVAGKPHQYIQCYQPGKLIPPILPNVSFQSISGGRNFFCGLRSDGLSLHCWNTKTPTLAFKFKRVYHSEKIQLNDVAVGDDHVCATEFHSGAVRCWRGYGETHKLEFPSPDESFRFRSITCGCGFCCGILMENNRVHCWGENGVENLIQKKFENFSMSTLVSGVSHVCGLTLNGVLVCKGENNDSGKLNVPFNSGSVFKGIALGKDFTCGIRTKNGFVLCWGSFFGNDAMQGVSFESIVAGLDFVCGLSTNNLSLICGYAKPHLHSNVYVPLGMILPSPCVKDSCNSCGVYPNSDFLCYGFGTICYQCEPEFQFPLPIPLLPPISSSPKKESPSEGKELKDWKLMVFFIVGSVGAFAGLCTILYFVLIGVRRFLLKAEIDNSVQPTSSESDDGYVDIAPMLDRTENFSFWELASASENFSMVNKIGAGSFGCVYKGKLVDGREVAIKRGDTSTKKKKFQEKESAFDSELTLLSRLHHKHLVRLFGFCEENDERLLVYEYMSNGSLYDHLHDKKNVEKNSSIMNTWKMRIKVALDAARGVEYIHNYAVPPIIHRDIKSSNILIDSNWNGRVSDFGLSLIWPENDQQELMNSCKAVGTVGYIDPEYYVMNVLTTKSDVYGLGVVLLELLTGKKAVFKNEGESSPIGVVEYAGPKIACGEVWNVLDHRVGLPEVNEIEAIEIMAYIAMHCVNLEGKERPNMNDIVANLERALEFLEGNVSMSSFSATLS